The following are encoded together in the Montipora foliosa isolate CH-2021 chromosome 12, ASM3666993v2, whole genome shotgun sequence genome:
- the LOC137980042 gene encoding uncharacterized protein isoform X1, with translation MQKAIEKDQSYPVYNFEMESLENVYSNLALRSDVDFAGYLTHTANVRKCASRDFVPLGDTSFGHTAVTPRREIFFGSAGWGKEGKAIPNAGNHSQDFYFDQYALVADQYGNAMPPSRKRGKTEKPDCSANQLKNTGFYANLTGSREERQQEKKSSKEERKSTPSRFNVSKHQNVGRRYCCGIVGIREIALLQVLTFFTAVAGLTLVMMILNGMITVSPNTVNDAASPEKQADFSSRFQELESKFSKIKEELDNTRQQLKELGHVRNPLPEWKTLNDTIEANFSRHQEDFKMMLNSSEKRLMTMISDIEVQVNKTDQKLREETRSLWATGNASTDKIHKIKSSLNDLRDKVHSGEQRINQTIDLKIKDYGDVKPLQMSFNKTLREMKNELTRIWFSLNSTGERLQEQITASSLSMWSAVNATQLELVNKITNVSKMAGPSVAQGLNGKGYFSQCKYDVEIGFTTTGHDTVADASVAESIGSRIIGVTCSTNFAQEYNLVSTVSSNKQKYICNCKGASNLFHPTSTSPKKTCKLHYWSCPIG, from the exons ATGCAGAAAGCTATTGAGAAAGACCAAAGCTATCCTGTATATAATTTTGAGATGGAATCCTTGGAAAATGTCTACTCCAATCTTGCATTGAGGAGCGACGTAGATTTCGCGGGATATTTGACACACACGGCTAACGTACGCAAATGCGCCTCCAGAGACTTTGTTCCCCTGGGCGATACAAGCTTTGGTCACACCGCTGTAACTCCAAGACGAGAAATTTTTTTCGGCTCTGCTGGCTGGGGTAAGGAAGGGAAAGCTATACCAAACGCAGGAAACCACTCACAAGATTTTTACTTCGATCAGTATGCGTTGGTAGCTGATCAATATGGCAATGCCATGCCTCCGTCGAGAAAGAGAGGCAAGACTGAAAAACCGGACTGTTCTGCCAATCAATTGAAAAACACTGGTTTTTACGCCAATTTAACAGGTTCACGAGAGGAAAggcaacaggaaaagaaaagcagcaaagaagaaagaaaaagcaCCCCTTCCCGTTTTAATGTCTCGAAACACCAGAACGTGGGAAGACGTTATTGCTGTGGTATCGTTGGTATTCGAGAAATTGCTCTTCTTCAAGTCCTGACTTTTTTCACAGCCGTTGCAGGTTTGACTTTGGTGATGATGATACTTAATGGGATGATCACGGTTTCTCCAAATACTGTGAACG atgcGGCATCACCTGAAAAACAGGCTGACTTTTCATCTCGATTCCAAGAATTGGAATCAAAGTTTTCGAAGATAAAAGAGGAATTAGACAACACTCGACAACAATTGAAAGAACTGGGCCATGTCAGGAATCCACTGCCGGAATGGAAGACACTTAACGACACCATTGAG GCAAACTTCTCAAGACACCaagaagacttcaaaatgatgTTGAATTCGTCCGAAAAACGATTAATGACCATGATTTCCGATATTGAGGTCCAAGTTAACAAGACTGACCAAAAACTGCGGGAAGAAACAAGATCGTTATGGGCCACCGGAAATGCATCTACAGACAAAATTCACAAG ATAAAAAGCAGTTTGAATGACCTTAGAGACAAAGTCCACTCAGGAGAACAAAGAATAAACCAAACAATCGATCTAAAG ATAAAAGATTATGGTGACGTAAAACCCCTTCAGATGTCATTTAACAAAACCCTCCGAGAAATGAAGAATGAGTTGACTCGAATATGGTTCTCATTGAACTCTACTGGTGAAAGACTGCAAGAACAGATCACAGCTTCGTCGTTATCAATGTGGAGTGCAGTCAACGCCACCCAGCTGGAACTTGTGAATAAA aTCACCAACGTCAGCAAGATGGCAGGTCCGAGTGTTGCACAGGGATTGAACGGTAAAGGATACTTTAGTCAATGCAAATACGATGTTGAAATCGGATTTACTACGACTGGACACGATACAGTTGCAGACGCTAGCGTAGCTGAGTCAATA GGATCAAGAATAATTGGTGTAACCTGTTCCACAAACTTCGCTCAAGAGTATAACCTTGTGTCAACGGTTTCCTCAAACAAACAGAAATACATATGCAACTGCAAAGGGGCCTCCAACCTCTTTCATCCAACGTCGACGTCGCCGAAGAAGACATGCAAGCTTCATTATTGGTCATGCCCGATTGGTTAA
- the LOC137980042 gene encoding uncharacterized protein isoform X2, with product MMILNGMITVSPNTVNDAASPEKQADFSSRFQELESKFSKIKEELDNTRQQLKELGHVRNPLPEWKTLNDTIEANFSRHQEDFKMMLNSSEKRLMTMISDIEVQVNKTDQKLREETRSLWATGNASTDKIHKIKSSLNDLRDKVHSGEQRINQTIDLKIKDYGDVKPLQMSFNKTLREMKNELTRIWFSLNSTGERLQEQITASSLSMWSAVNATQLELVNKITNVSKMAGPSVAQGLNGKGYFSQCKYDVEIGFTTTGHDTVADASVAESIGSRIIGVTCSTNFAQEYNLVSTVSSNKQKYICNCKGASNLFHPTSTSPKKTCKLHYWSCPIG from the exons ATGATGATACTTAATGGGATGATCACGGTTTCTCCAAATACTGTGAACG atgcGGCATCACCTGAAAAACAGGCTGACTTTTCATCTCGATTCCAAGAATTGGAATCAAAGTTTTCGAAGATAAAAGAGGAATTAGACAACACTCGACAACAATTGAAAGAACTGGGCCATGTCAGGAATCCACTGCCGGAATGGAAGACACTTAACGACACCATTGAG GCAAACTTCTCAAGACACCaagaagacttcaaaatgatgTTGAATTCGTCCGAAAAACGATTAATGACCATGATTTCCGATATTGAGGTCCAAGTTAACAAGACTGACCAAAAACTGCGGGAAGAAACAAGATCGTTATGGGCCACCGGAAATGCATCTACAGACAAAATTCACAAG ATAAAAAGCAGTTTGAATGACCTTAGAGACAAAGTCCACTCAGGAGAACAAAGAATAAACCAAACAATCGATCTAAAG ATAAAAGATTATGGTGACGTAAAACCCCTTCAGATGTCATTTAACAAAACCCTCCGAGAAATGAAGAATGAGTTGACTCGAATATGGTTCTCATTGAACTCTACTGGTGAAAGACTGCAAGAACAGATCACAGCTTCGTCGTTATCAATGTGGAGTGCAGTCAACGCCACCCAGCTGGAACTTGTGAATAAA aTCACCAACGTCAGCAAGATGGCAGGTCCGAGTGTTGCACAGGGATTGAACGGTAAAGGATACTTTAGTCAATGCAAATACGATGTTGAAATCGGATTTACTACGACTGGACACGATACAGTTGCAGACGCTAGCGTAGCTGAGTCAATA GGATCAAGAATAATTGGTGTAACCTGTTCCACAAACTTCGCTCAAGAGTATAACCTTGTGTCAACGGTTTCCTCAAACAAACAGAAATACATATGCAACTGCAAAGGGGCCTCCAACCTCTTTCATCCAACGTCGACGTCGCCGAAGAAGACATGCAAGCTTCATTATTGGTCATGCCCGATTGGTTAA
- the LOC137980048 gene encoding uncharacterized protein isoform X2, producing MDEIVGGQVNQCFEMASGKATEYAEMYGKGGEQKKTFKRIQKDEKTKQTSLEPPVNPNKQSDSVIFSRSLCFMVAGLVVCFLTAAAAFGLALTIMFRISLITSSEAVTSRDAAKAQRLVDFPTKFQELKENISQLKKELDNARQELKEFIEIKNLSQQGKTLNLTSQVNNSLISLKDEVHSEERRINETVLLTVQHHDQMKFFEKLINSSRRYLVTEVTEMWSSINSTQKDLQQQTKAFWSSVWAAVNATKMELMQKVNNISKMAGTKSSGNFSRCKYEVKTGTTTTGGSDADAAVVEPAGYRILGETCSTNFAEHHNLVSKNQKYICICRGDSGHFRPLGNEKKKCNLHYWFCPIN from the exons ATGGATGAAATCGTAGGTGGACAAGTCAACCAGTGTTTCGAAATGGCGTCTGGCAAAGCAACTGAATACGCCGAAATGTATGGCAAGGGAGgtgaacaaaagaaaacatttaagCGGATTCAGAAAGATGAGAAGACCAAGCAAACATCATTGGAACCACCTGTAAACCCCAACAAACAGTCAGATTCAGTGATTTTCTCGAGATCGCTGTGTTTCATGGTAGCTGGTTTAGTCGTCTGCTTTCTCACTGCTGCTGCAGCTTTTGGTTTGGCTCTAACTATCATGTTTCGCATCTCCCTGATCACCTCATCAGAAGCCGTCACTTCACGAG ATGCGGCAAAAGCACAAAGACTAGTTGACTTTCCAACTAAATTCCAAGAATTGAAAGAGAATATTTCCCAGCTTAAAAAGGAATTGGACAACGCTCGCCAAGAACTGAAAGAGTTTATTGAAATCAAGAATCTCTCACAACAAGGGAAGACACTTAACCTCACTTCTCAG GTAAACAACAGTTTGATTTCTCTTAAAGACGAAGTCCACTCAGAAGAGCGTAGAATAAACGAGACTGTCCTTCTTACG GTGCAGCATCACGACCAAATGAAATTCTTTGAGAAGCTAATCAACAGTTCCCGTCGATACTTGGTGACCGAAGTGACCGAAATGTGGTCTTCAATAAACTCTACCCAGAAAGACCTGCAACAACAGACCAAAGCTTTTTGGTCGTCAGTGTGGGCAGCAGTTAACGCAACAAAGATGGAGCTAATGCAGAAA GTTAATAACATCAGTAAGATGGCAGGAACCAAAAGCTCAGGAAACTTTAGCAGATGCAAGTACGAGGTGAAAACAGGCACTACTACGACCGGGGGCTCAGATGCAGACGCAGCGGTAGTTGAGCCAGCT GGGTACAGAATTCTAGGAGAAACCTGTTCCACAAACTTCGCCGAACATCATAATCTTGTGTCCAAAAACCAGAAATACATATGTATTTGCAGAGGGGACTCGGGACACTTTAGGCCCCTAGGAAACGAGAAAAAGAAATGCAACCTTCATTATTGGTTTTGCccaataaattga
- the LOC137980048 gene encoding uncharacterized protein isoform X1 — translation MDEIVGGQVNQCFEMASGKATEYAEMYGKGGEQKKTFKRIQKDEKTKQTSLEPPVNPNKQSDSVIFSRSLCFMVAGLVVCFLTAAAAFGLALTIMFRISLITSSEAVTSRDAAKAQRLVDFPTKFQELKENISQLKKELDNARQELKEFIEIKNLSQQGKTLNLTSQVFHSGDNEDFELMLNSSQQKWMTMITDIWVQVNNTGKELRRETSLFRATGNLTQENIQKVNNSLISLKDEVHSEERRINETVLLTVQHHDQMKFFEKLINSSRRYLVTEVTEMWSSINSTQKDLQQQTKAFWSSVWAAVNATKMELMQKVNNISKMAGTKSSGNFSRCKYEVKTGTTTTGGSDADAAVVEPAGYRILGETCSTNFAEHHNLVSKNQKYICICRGDSGHFRPLGNEKKKCNLHYWFCPIN, via the exons ATGGATGAAATCGTAGGTGGACAAGTCAACCAGTGTTTCGAAATGGCGTCTGGCAAAGCAACTGAATACGCCGAAATGTATGGCAAGGGAGgtgaacaaaagaaaacatttaagCGGATTCAGAAAGATGAGAAGACCAAGCAAACATCATTGGAACCACCTGTAAACCCCAACAAACAGTCAGATTCAGTGATTTTCTCGAGATCGCTGTGTTTCATGGTAGCTGGTTTAGTCGTCTGCTTTCTCACTGCTGCTGCAGCTTTTGGTTTGGCTCTAACTATCATGTTTCGCATCTCCCTGATCACCTCATCAGAAGCCGTCACTTCACGAG ATGCGGCAAAAGCACAAAGACTAGTTGACTTTCCAACTAAATTCCAAGAATTGAAAGAGAATATTTCCCAGCTTAAAAAGGAATTGGACAACGCTCGCCAAGAACTGAAAGAGTTTATTGAAATCAAGAATCTCTCACAACAAGGGAAGACACTTAACCTCACTTCTCAG GTATTTCACTCAGGGGACAATGAAGACTTCGAGTTGATGCTGAATTCGTCTCAGCAAAAGTGGATGACAATGATTACCGACATTTGGGTCCAAGTTAATAACACTGGTAAAGAACTGCGCCGAGAAACAAGTTTGTTTAGGGCGACAGGAAATTTAACTCAAGAGAACATTCAAAAG GTAAACAACAGTTTGATTTCTCTTAAAGACGAAGTCCACTCAGAAGAGCGTAGAATAAACGAGACTGTCCTTCTTACG GTGCAGCATCACGACCAAATGAAATTCTTTGAGAAGCTAATCAACAGTTCCCGTCGATACTTGGTGACCGAAGTGACCGAAATGTGGTCTTCAATAAACTCTACCCAGAAAGACCTGCAACAACAGACCAAAGCTTTTTGGTCGTCAGTGTGGGCAGCAGTTAACGCAACAAAGATGGAGCTAATGCAGAAA GTTAATAACATCAGTAAGATGGCAGGAACCAAAAGCTCAGGAAACTTTAGCAGATGCAAGTACGAGGTGAAAACAGGCACTACTACGACCGGGGGCTCAGATGCAGACGCAGCGGTAGTTGAGCCAGCT GGGTACAGAATTCTAGGAGAAACCTGTTCCACAAACTTCGCCGAACATCATAATCTTGTGTCCAAAAACCAGAAATACATATGTATTTGCAGAGGGGACTCGGGACACTTTAGGCCCCTAGGAAACGAGAAAAAGAAATGCAACCTTCATTATTGGTTTTGCccaataaattga
- the LOC137980041 gene encoding uncharacterized protein isoform X2 → MQKATEKDQSYPVYNFEMESLENVYSNLAFRSDVDSAGNLTHTANVRKCASRDFVPLGDTSFGHTAVTPRREIFFDSAGWGKEGKAIPNAGNRSQDFYFDQYALAADQYGNAMPPSRKRGKTEKPDCSANQLKNTGFYANLTDSREERQQEKRSSKEERKSTPSRFNVSKHQNVGRRYCCGIVGIREIALLQVLTFFTAVAGLTLVMMILNGMITVSPNTVNDAASPEKQVDFSPRFQELESKFSKIKEELDNTRQQLKELGQIRNPLPEWKTLNDTIEANFSRHQEDFKMMLNSSERRLMTMIFDIEVQVNKTDQKLREETRSLWATGNASTEKIHKIKSSLNDLRDKVHSGEQRINQTIDLKLKDYGDVKPLQMSFNKTLREMKNELTRIWFSLNSTGERLQEQITASWLSMWSAVNATQLELVNKITNVSKMAGPSVAQGLNGKGDFSQCKYDVEIGFTTTGHDTVADASVAESIGSRIIGVTCSTNFAQEYNLVSTVSSNKQKYICNCKGASNLFHPTSTSPKKTCKLHYWSCPIG, encoded by the exons ATGCAGAAAGCTACTGAGAAAGACCAGAGCTACCCTGTATATAATTTTGAGATGGAATCCTTGGAAAATGTCTACTCCAATCTTGCATTTAGGAGCGACGTAGATTCCGCGGGAAATTTGACACACACGGCTAACGTACGCAAATGCGCCTCCAGAGACTTTGTTCCCCTGGGCGATACAAGCTTCGGTCACACCGCTGTAACTCCAAGACGAGAAATTTTTTTCGACTCTGCTGGCTGGGGTAAGGAAGGAAAAGCTATACCAAACGCAGGAAACCGCTCACAAGATTTTTACTTCGATCAGTATGCGTTGGCAGCTGATCAATACGGCAATGCCATGCCTCCGTCGAGAAAGAGAGGCAAGACTGAGAAACCGGACTGTTCTGCCAATCAATTGAAAAACACTGGTTTTTACGCCAATTTAACAGATTCACGAGAGGAAAGGCAACAGGAAAAGAGAAGCagtaaagaagaaagaaaaagcaCCCCTTCCCGTTTTAATGTCTCGAAACACCAGAACGTGGGAAGACGTTATTGCTGTGGTATCGTTGGTATTCGAGAAATTGCTCTTCTTCAAGTCCTGACTTTTTTCACAGCCGTTGCAGGTTTGACTTTGGTGATGATGATACTTAACGGGATGATCACGGTTTCTCCAAATACTGTGAACG ATGCGGCATCACCTGAAAAACAGGTTGACTTTTCACCGCGATTCCAAGAATTGGAATCAAAGTTTTCGAAGATAAAAGAGGAATTAGACAACACTCGACAACAATTGAAAGAGCTGGGCCAAATCAGGAATCCACTGCCGGAATGGAAGACACTTAACGACACCATTGAG GCAAACTTCTCAAGACACCaagaagacttcaaaatgatgTTGAATTCGTCCGAGAGACGATTAATGACCATGATTTTCGATATTGAGGTCCAAGTTAACAAGACTGACCAAAAACTGCGGGAAGAAACAAGATCGTTATGGGCCACCGGAAATGCATCTACAGAGAAAATTCACAAG ATAAAAAGCAGTTTGAATGACCTCAGAGACAAAGTCCACTCAGGAGAACAAAGAATAAACCAAACAATCGATCTAAAG CTAAAAGATTATGGTGACGTAAAACCCCTTCAGATGTCATTTAACAAAACCCTCCGAGAAATGAAGAATGAGTTGACTCGAATATGGTTCTCATTGAACTCTACTGGTGAAAGACTTCAAGAACAGATCACAGCTTCGTGGTTATCAATGTGGAGTGCAGTCAACGCCACTCAGCTGGAACTTGTGAATAAA aTCACCAACGTCAGCAAGATGGCAGGTCCTAGTGTTGCACAGGGATTGAACGGTAAAGGAGACTTTAGTCAATGCAAATACGATGTTGAAATCGGATTTACTACGACTGGACACGATACAGTTGCAGACGCTAGCGTAGCTGAGTCAATA GGATCAAGAATAATTGGTGTAACCTGTTCCACAAACTTCGCTCAAGAGTATAACCTTGTGTCAACGGTTTCCTCAAACAAACAGAAATACATATGCAACTGCAAAGGGGCCTCCAACCTCTTTCATCCAACGTCGACGTCGCCGAAGAAGACATGCAAGCTTCATTATTGGTCATGCCCGATTGGTTAA